The following nucleotide sequence is from uncultured Draconibacterium sp..
AAAATTTGTGGCGCGTGTGTTCCAGGTAGTTCTGATATACTGCATTGTTTACAATTCCCTGAATGTCGCATTCGTAATCGCGAACCTGCATTTCAAGTTCAAAATGATGATTCTCCATTATGTAGATTTAAAGGCTCAAGCCAGATTCAATAGTTTATAATAAAACACCGGCTTAAAAGCCGGTGCAAAATATTCTAATTTAATTCCTACTTAATCTCAAAGTCAAGTAGTTTTTTGTTTTCCAAATACCCTTCCAAATGATCGCCAATGGCAACCGGACCAACATTTGCTGGCGTTCCTGTGTAAATCAGATCACCGATTTTTAATGTAACGTATTTCGAGACATTCGCGATCAACTCATCAAAGTCAAAGATCATCATACCCGAATGCGATTCCTGCACCGTATCGCCGTTTATATCCAGGCGAAAACTGATTGCCTCCTGATCGGGGAAAATTGATTTTGGCAAAAAGGTATTGCTTAAAACCGCCGACTTGTCAAAAGCTTTTGCTTTTTCCCAGGGCAGTCCTTTTGCTTTTAGTTGCGCCTGTACATCACGCGCAGTGAAATCGATTCCCAGTCCCACCTCGTCGTAATAACGGTGTGCAAATCGTTTTTCAATATTTTTGCCAATACGATTTATCTTAATCACCAACTCAATTTCGTGATGCACCTCGCTGGTCCAGTCCGGAATATAAAACGGATCATTATTTCGCAACAAGGCAGTGTCGGGCTTCATAAAAAAGATAGGTTCTTCCGGTATATCGTTCCCCAACTCCCTGGCATGAGCCACGTAATTTCTTCCTATGCAAATTATTTTCATGATTCAAAACTTTACAATTACACTGTCATTTCGAGCACAGCGAGAAATCTGTAACAGATTTCTCAGTCGTTCCTCCTTCGAAATGACAAGCTTTACTTGCTCATCATTTTCAATTTCAATTGCGTAAGCACCTTTTTAGTGTACAGCGGAAATTCGCTGTTCAGTATCCAACCGAAGTAACCGGGTTGTTCTTGCAAAACCTGCTCAACCGGCACTCCTTTGTTCTTTCCAAAATTAAAGACTTCCACTCCATTTTCGTCGTAAACAATGCGGCCTACAAAATCTACATTTCTGTCGTACGACGAGAATTCGCTCAACTTATCCACATCATTTTCGATTGGCGTTGATTTTTTCCCTTTAGCATCTTCATACTCCACACCCTCGTATTTATCAAGCTGCGATTTCAGTACTTCGTAGGTCGCTTTTGTATCGGCCATGGCACTGTGTGCATCAGTTAAATCCTGATTACAATAAAACTTATAAGCTGCTGCCAGTGTGCGTTTTTCCATTTTGTGGAATATGGCCTGCACATCAATAAATTTTCTCTTTTTAAAGTCCACATCCACCTCGGCACGCAGAAACTCTTCTGCCAACAAAGGAATATCAAAACGATTGGAGTTAAAACCTGCCAGATCGCATCCCTCTATAAATTTAGCCAGCGTTTTGGCTACTTCTTTAAATGTTGGTGCATCTTTTACATCCTCATCATAAATTCCATGAATTAAAGAAGACTCTATCGGAATTGATTGTTCCGGATTTATACGCATCAGCTTTTCTTCCTCAGTACCATCAACATTTACTTTTATTAAAGCAATTTCCACAATTCGATCCGTAACAATATTTATTCCGGTGGTTTCCAGATCTAAAAAAACCAAAGCGTTTCTTAAATGTAACTTCATGGTGGGTATGAATTAAAAAAGGTACCCTAAAACCTGCGTTCCCGGATACCTTTTTGGTTTATCGTTGTATTTTTTTAAACGTTTATCATCATTGGCATCAACAACATCAACATGTCTTCGTCTTCCTCATTTTCAGCCGGAAGTAACAAGCCTGCACGGGTTGGATCGCTCATTTCAACCTTTACGTCGCTGGTTGAAATGTTGGTAAGAATTTCCTGAAGGAAGGTCGATTTGAAACCAATTTCAATTTCTTCGCCCTCGTATTCGCAATTAATACGTTCAACTGCCGAAATAGAGAAGTCGATATCTTGTGCCGAAACCACTAATTGGTTGTCGGTAATATTGAGTTTTACAAGGTTGCTCGCCTGGTTCGAGAATACTGAAACACGTTTTACAGTGTTGAAGAAGTTCAGGCGATCGATGATCATTTTGTTTGGATTGTTGGTAGGAATTACCGAGTTATAAGTTGGGTAATTTCCTTCTACCAAACGACAGATCAATTTGTAGTTACTTAAGGTAAAAAAGGCATTCTTATCGTCGAATTCCAGTTTTACATCAAACTCCTCTTTTGGCAACAGGTTTTTCAACAAACTGGCCGGTTTTTTAGGCAAAATAAATGAAGACTCGAATTCAGCTTTTGCATCCAATCGGCGGTAACGCACCAGCTTATGTGCGTCAGACGCTACAAAGCTCATAAAATCAGGCGTTAACTCCACGTAAATACCATTCATTACCGGACGTAATTCGTCGTCGGCGGTAGCAAACAAAGTTTTTTCAATTCCTTTCTGAAGTACAACATGGCTAACATCGATCGACGATGCACCTTCCTCGTCCAGCTGTGGTTGCTCCGGGAAATCCTCGGCATTTTGCCCCATAATGCTGAACTTACCATTGTCGGAATAAATTTCAACAAGGTACGACTCACCATCAATCTGAAATGTCAGTGGTTGCTCCGGAAATTCTTTCAGCGTATCGGTGATCAACTTGGCAGGAACTGCAACGGCTCCTTCTCCTTCAATATTATCCAACTCGAGGCTGGTAATTAAAGTCGACTCCAGATCGGAAGCTGTTATGGTTAACTCTGTTTCGCTTAACTGAAACAAGAAGTTATCGAGAATTGGCATTGTACTTTTACTGCTGATTACCTTACTAATTGCAGAAAGGTGGCTCAGTAATTCGGTGCTTGAAACTACAAACTTCATTTATTTCGTTTTATTTTTTGATTTTTCGTCTTATTTACAATTAATCTAAGTATACGAATATACAAACTTTCAGGAATTATCCCTATCGTGCTTCGCTTGATTTTACCCGATTTTATGAACGATTGTATCGGTATTTACGAACAAGGTTGTAAACCAGTGCAAAGACAGTGATCAAAAGCAGTGGCAGCAATACATTCAGCCATTTCCAGAAAGCCGCTTCTTCACGCAGTTTTACTTTGTCGAGTAAGCGCATTTTTAACGATCGGCCGCGCAGCTGCATAATTCCTTGTTTATCATCGAGGTATGAAATAGCATTCATCAGAAATTCCTTATTCCCAAAAACCTGCCCCGAAACCTCATCAAAACCAAGTTCCTGAATTTTAGGCGGATTGGTAGAATAATTAACTTTATTGGTTATCATCCCACCATCGGCAATCACTATCATTTGTGTTGGCTGACTTTCCGTAATCATATCGGCCGAAGAATAACCGTAGTTTTCCACCATCCGGTTTTTATAGTTCGAGGTAAACACGCCTTCCAACAAAACGCCAACCGGAATATCCGACTGTGTAAATAATTCACGAGCCGGTGGATTATTAATGTTTGCCAAACTCACCGACGACGGCGCTTTTATCCGGCGCGCATATGGCGAGGTACTCAGAATCACTTCTTTTTGGATAGCTGAATTGGCAGAAACCGTATCAAGCGATGAAACAAATTCCGTTTTTACCCAGTTCAGGTTTCGGCTGATCGGGTGATTATCGTTAGGTGTTAGCAGTGGCGAATAATACCACGGATGCAAAGTGTAACGTGGCGGATTACCCGGCGCCGCAGTGTTTACGCGAATCTGAATACAGTTTACATCCTGCAACAACTCGTAATTTAAACGAACGCCGTAGCGAAACAACTGGTCGCCAATATTCATATCGTTTGGAAATGAGTAGGTTTGAAATCCTTTGCTCAAACTATCGAGGCTCACCTGAACCGGGTCAACCAGCCACATCAGTTTTCCACCTTTCATCAGGTACTGGTCAATGGCTATTTTAGAAGTCTCCGGAAATTCCTTTTTCGGATTGGCAATTACCAAAATGTCAACATCCGAACCGTTCAGATCAGCAGCTTCCAGCATATCAATCTCAAAATCGGAAGAAAGTGCACGCGCAATATCTGCCACTTCATACTGATTCGCCTCATCGTGCCCCTGTAAAAATGCCAGCACCGACTTTTTCTTTCGCATCAGTTTATGAAATGCATTTACCAACTCGAACTCGATGGTTTCCACTGAATGGTTAAAGTTATTTTCGTAACTGGTGTACGGATTGTTTTTCAGGAAATTAACCGCCAGCTCTTTGTTCTGATAACGAATAATCGCCCCCGGAAAAATAAAACGAGAACTCACACCTTGCTCGGTTTTATGCCCAAAATTAATTCGTGGCACACCTCTGTTTACCAGCCCGGCAATAAACTCTTCCTGCTTTTCGATATTCCCAATACTGTACGGATTAAAAATGCGTACCCGAATTGGAGCTGAACTGTAGGCATTCAGCACAGCAATTTTCTCCAATACTTCGTTTTGTATTTTTCTTAATCCCGCTTCCAGCTCGCCACTCAAATACAACTCCACCTCCACCGGCCCCTCCAGACCGCTTACCATTTGTTTACTTACATCCGATAACGAATAACGTTTTTCAGCCGTCAGGTCGATACGGTATAAAAAGTTGGACGAAATGGCGAGTACCAGCAAAACAGCCAGCGGAACAACCACCGCCCGGACTTTAGCTTTTGTTTTTCGGAGTTTTCCTTTTCGTAAAATCAGGGTAGTGCCATATAAAAACAAAAAGGCCATACCGATAAAATACAGGATATCGCGCATATCCACCACGCCCCGCGAAATGGACAGGTAGTGATCGTTAATACTCAGCCACGAAAAAAGTTGCTCCAGTAAATATGGAACTTCGGCCGATGCCACAAACTCAAAACCGAGGTAAAAGATAAACGACAGCGACATTCCGAAAATGAATGAAACAATCTGGTTGTCGGTGAGCGACGAGGCAAAAATACCTATGGCCACATAAATTGTTGCCAGGAAAAACAGCCCAAAAAACGATCCCCAGGTTGCGCCGGTATCGATACTACCAACCGGATTGCCCAGCCAATAAACCGACAAAAAATACAGTAAAGTAGGCAACAACGAGAAAACAACCAATACCAGCCCGGCGAGAAACTTTGCCGTTACCAGTTGGAAATCAGCCAAAGGGCGCGTAAGCAGGATTTCGATAGTACCACTGCGTTTTTCGTCGGCAAACATGCGCATGGTAATGGCAGGTACCAAAAACAGGTACAACCACGGTGCCAGTGTAAAAAGCCCCTGCAGCGTTGCATAGTTCTTATCGGGTATATTGTAATTACCCGGGAAAATCCATAGGAACAAACCGGTAACCAATAAAAAAACCAATACGGCCAGGTAACCGATTAGCGATCCGAGAAAAGTTTTTATTTCTTTTTTAAATAAGCTGTACACTTGATTTCTTATGATTTACGTTAGGAAGCCAAAGATAACAATTCAACCATTTTTTCGGCTGCCCGTTTCGAACACCCCGGCTCACCCATTAGCTTTTGCATTTCCCGGTAATCCGACAAAATTCTTTTTCGGTATGTTTCATCGCCAAGTAAACGATCCAGTTCTGCCGTTACTTTTTTAACGGTCATATCTTTCTGGAGCAGCTCTTTAACTGCCATTTTTCCCAAAATTATATTGGGTAACGATACCCAGTTGATTTTTAAAACGGCAGCCATGATATAATGCACCAACACGCCGCCTTCAACTTTGTAAAGCACCGCTTGCGGCACGTGAAACAAAGCCGTTTCCAGAGCTGCTGTTCCGGAAGCTACCAAAGCCGCATGTGCATTATTCAGCAAATCGTAAGTAGATTCGTACAGCACTTTTATATTGCTGTCTTGCATGCCATCGTACAATTCTTTATCAACCGACGAAACACCTGCCAGCACCACCTGATAATCCTTCCGGCCTTCAACAGCCTTTTTCATCACAGGTAAAGTACCCTTTATTTCCTGAACGCGACTGCCCGCCAGCAGGGCAATTATCGGGCGTTCATCCAATTCATTTTTTGCTTTAAATTCAGCAGCCGATTGGGCTGTTTTTTCAAATTCCGTAATCGAATCGAAGAGCGGATTTCCCACATAGTTTACATCAATACCATGCTTTTTGTAAAAAGCCGTTTCAAACGGAAAAATAGTAAACATTTCGTCGACAAAAGCCCGCACCTTTTTAACGCGATATTCTTTCCAGGCCCAGAGTTTCGGAGAAATATAATAGTAAACTTTTATGTTGTTTTGTTTGGCAAACTCTGCAATTCGCAGGTTAAAGCCGGGGTAATCAATCAGAATGAGAACATCGGGTATATAGCTGAGCAGATCTTTCTTGCAGAACTCCATATTTCGTTTTATGGTCCTGATATTCAGAATCACATTCACAAAACCCATAAACGCCATTTCGCGGTAATGCTTCACCAGCTCGCCACCAACAGCCTGCATTTTATCGCCGCCAAAAAAACGAAAATCTGCCTCTTTATCGGCAACTTTCAGTTCCTTCATCAGGTTCGAGCCATGCAAATCGCCCGATGCTTCGCCAGCTATAATGTAGTACCGCATATTAACCTGCTCTTAAAATTAATACCAGTAAGGCATAAAGAATTGTGGCTCCCAACACACCGCGGGCTGCCTTTTCGTATTTTAACTTCAGGAAGATCCAAAAGGCGCCAACATTGGTAAAAACACACAGGCTACCTATTTTAACAAGCGCCTGCATTCGTCTCATCCCGGCGAGATAGTTCAGAAACGACATATCGTTTTCGCCAACCATGTACACGATAAAAAAAATGATTAGAGGTAAAACCAGGCCGGTTAAAACCCCAACTCCAACTTTGTCGTATTTACTCTGTTTGCTTTTCGGCATAGAAGACGGATTAAAACTTCCACGACTTAATTTGCTCCATGGTTTCGTAGCAAGTCATATCAACCCGAACGGGAACTACGGTGGCAAAATTATTTTCTAATGCAAAAATATCGGTGTCTTCGGTGTCTTCATCCAAATTCTGAAAATATCCTGATAGCCAGTGATATTCTCTTCCGTGCGGATCGGTTCTTTTTTCAAACTCTTCCATCCATTTTCCGTGCGCCTGCCTACAAACTTTAATACCCTGGGGTTTCCCTTTCGGAATATTCACATTTAAACAGGTAAACGCCGGAATGCCGTTTTCAATAACACTCTGAAAAACGCGGGCCACAACCATTTTTGCTTTCGAAAAATCAGCATCGGAACTGTAATCTTCCAGCGAAAAACCGATGGATGGCACACCATGTAAACCACCTTCAATGGCAGCTCCCATTGTTCCACTGTAAATTACGCTGATTGATGCATTTGAACCGTGGTTAATTCCCGACACCACGTAATCGGGTGTACGCTCGAACAAACTGTTAAAACTAAGTTTTACACTGTCAACCGGCGTACCATTACATTTAAATGTTGGCACACCATGAATCTTTTCTACAGGCACTGCCCGCAGCGGTTGATCAACAGTAATACCACAAGCTTTCCCCGACATGGAAACTTCGGAAGAAATGACCACAACATCTCCAAAAAATTGCATTACCTCCACCAATTCACGCAAACCTTTCGCATGAATTCCATCGTCGTTTGTGACCAAAATTAATGGCTTTTCAGAATCGTTTTTTTGCATGAAAGCAAAGATAATTAGAAATTACTATCTTGTGGCATCAAACCAATTTTATACCAACTATTCTACTATTTCCATTCCCGTATGAACTCATGAACATTTTAAATCTAACTTGTAGAAGGTCGTTAATCCGAAAATTGTACGATATGAAACTAAATTTGGTCAAAAAATATATTCTTAAAAAAATTGTACGATGAAATTCTTGAAAAAGCTCACTACATTTTGCATTGTTTCCCTCGTATGGTACGGAGCTGCTGCCCAGGTAGATATCGAGTACCAAAAACCACCTAAAGAAATTCTGGAGTTAATTGATTCTCCGGCAGTTCCTTCGGCCGCTTTCGATGCCAAAAATGAAAATATTGTGTTATTGCATCGCAACCAGTTTAAAAGCATTGCCGAACTATCTGAACCTGAATTACGTTTGGCTGGTTTACGAATTAACCCGGTTACCAACATCGGTAGCAGAACGCGCTACTACACTAACATTTCGTTAATGAAAGTTGGCGAACCAAAGGAAATCGAAGTAAGCAATGTCCCAACAGGCGGGCGTCTTGCGAATTTTACATGGTCACCCGACCAACGCAAAATGGCTTTTACCAACACCGTTATCGAGGGGGTTGAATTATGGGTTCTCGATATTAACGAGGCCGTATGCAAAAAACTTACGGATGCCAAACTGAACGGAAATATTGGATCTGCATTTGAGTGGTTTGAAGACAACACCCGGTTACTTGTTAAAATGCTGCCGGCCGACAAAAAACCATTGATCGATAAAGCAACTGCGGTGCCAACCGGTCCAAAAGTTTCGGTTAGCGATGGACAAAAAGCTCAAAACCGAACGTATCAGGATTTGCTAAAAGACAAAGCTGACGAGTTCAATTTCAAACAATTAGTACGATCAACACTTTATATCGTTGATTTGGAAGGAAATACTTCGCAATGGAGAAAAACCGCAATGTATACCGGCATGAGTTTTTCTCCAGATGGTGAATATATTCTGATCTCGACCCTTGGCGAACCATTTTCGTACATTGTAACTTATGGTCGCTTTCCTTCGAAAACAACTATTTACGACAAATCGGGCAAGCTGGTAAAAGTAATCCGTGATGTGCCGCTTGAAGAAGTACGTCCGAAAGGCTTTATGTCGACCACAAAAGAAATACGCAGCCTGCGCTGGCGCGCCGATAAACCGGCAAGTATTTACTATGTAAAGGCACTTGACGGAGGAGATCCCGAGGTTGATGTTGATTTCAGAGATGAGCTGCTTACACTTGACGCCCCGTTTGATGGTGAACCAAAATCGATTTTGAAAACACAACAACGCTTTGATCGTGTTATTTGGGGAAATGATGCTATTGCTATTGCTACCGATGAGTGGTGGAATACCCGTAACGAAAAAACATATTTGTTCAGCCCGGGCGATGCATCAGTTGATCCGGTTATTCTTTTCGACCGAAATACAAATGATCGCTATAACGATCCCGGATCATTTGTCACCACAAAGAACGAGTTAGGAACGTACACGCTTGAGATGGATAATAACACACTGTATCTTACCGGGCGCGGCTATTCGCCCGAAGGTATTCGTCCGTTTTTCGATGCATATGACCTGAAAAACAAAGAAACAAAACGTTTATGGCGTGCCAATGGTGAAACAACACTGGAAAACATTTCCCGTGTTATCGATGCCGACAAAGGCGTTCTGTTAACGCGCGTTGAAACCAGTACCCAGTATCCGAATTACTACATCAGAAACATAAAAAAACGAATCGCACCGCAGCCGGTCACTTTCTTTAAAAATCCATACCAAAGTATTGCCAACATTCACAAAGAGATAATTAACTACAAACGAGAAGATGGTTTGGATTTATCTGGAACTTTGTATTTGCCTGCTGGATATAACATGGACAAAAAAGAAAAATTACCAATGATAATGTGGGCTTATCCGCGCGAATACAAAGATAAATCAACTGCCGGACAGGTTACCTCATCGCCCCATACATTTACTTATCCGTCTTACGGATCGATTATTTTTTGGGTAACTCGTGGATATGCAATTCTCGACGATGCTGCGTTTCCAATCGTTGGAGAAGGCGATAATGAGCCAAACGACAGTTTTCGTGAGCAACTTGTAGCCAACGCAAAAGCGGCCATTGAAGCTGTTGACAAGTTGGGATACATTGACCGTGAACGGGTTGCTGTTGGCGGCCACTCATACGGCGCTTTTATGACTGCAAACTTATTGTCTCATTCCGATCTTTTTGCTGCCGGAATTGCCCGAAGCGGTGCCTACAATCGTACGCTTACTCCCTTCGGATTTCAAAGCGAAGAAAGAACTTATTGGGAGGCACCGGAAGTCTATTACAACATGAGTCCATTTATGCATGCCGATAAAATGAAAACGCCAATGTTGCTTATTCATGGAATTGCCGATAACAACTCAGGAACTTACCCAATGCAAAGCGAGCGCTATTTTAATGCGCTGAAAGGTTTAGGAGCACCGGTTCGTTTGGTAATGTTACCAAAAGAAAGTCATGGTTACTCAGCCCGCGAATCAATTTTACACATGCTTTGGGAACAAGACCAATGGCTGGAAAAGTATGTTAAGAATAAGAAATAAAAAGCTTTGGAAAAATGTAAAAAGTCCAAAACAGGATAAAACTTGTTTTGGACTTTTTCATTTTAGAAATTGTTTAACATTTTCTTCAACAGTATTCGATTTTGAAGGTTATATAAAAGTCTAACTTTGTCGTTCGTAAATAAAATTTTGACTGCACTATTATGTCCGTAATTCTAAATAAAAAAGAGGGAATGCAATACCGCCGTTTTGGCAAAACCGAGAAACACCTGAGTACGATCACTCTGGGAGGCATGCGATTTAAACATGGCTGGGACGATCCGCGTCGAGAAATTCCTGAAGATACTTTCGCAGAATGTTTAAACACTGTTCAACTGGCATTTGATGCGGGTATTAACCACATTGAAACAGCGTGGGGCTACAAAAAAAGCGAAACAGCTTATGGTAAGATTTTAAATGACGAATTAGCAATTCCACGTACTTCGTACCATTTAATGACCAAAGGAAATCCAATGACAGCTGATGCCACCTATGAAATGGTTGAAAACCAGTTGCGCGATTTGCAAACCGATTACCTCGATTTTTACGGCTGGCACGGAATAAATACACCCGAGCTACTTGAGCAAAGCTGCAAAAGCGGCGGCCCGGTAGAGGCACTGTTAAAGTTAAAAGAAGAAGGCATAATACAACATGTTGGATTCAGCACACACGCGCCAATGGAGGTGATTGTGCGTGCCATTGAAACCGGTTTGTTTGAGTTTGTGAACCTGCATTACTACTATTTCAACCAACGCAACCTGGCAGCAGTACAAATGGCCGAAGTGAACGATATGGGTGTTTTCATTATCTCGCCAAACGATAAAGGCGGCCAGCTGTTTAATGCTCCGGCCAAAGTAAAAGACGCCACATATCCGCTTACACCCATTCAGTGGAATGCGCGGTTTTGTTTAAATAATCCGGCCATTCACACGCTTTCGTTCGGGATAACAGAAAAAGAACATTTTGAGGAAATGAAAGGCATTTTCCCAACCACATCGCCATGGAGTCGGGCTGATTACGAAACAAAATTAAAACTGGATAGCTTTTTATTCGACGATCCGTATGCCGTTTATGAGGGTTTTGATATGCAAAACGATCCGTCGGGGATTAACATACCCGAAGTGCTGCGTTTACGCCGGCTTTGGAAATCGTATGACATGATCGATTTTGCCAAATACCGCTACAAAACATTTCAAGAGAAAAGCCACTGGTTTCCGGGAGAATTGCCTACACAACCAAATCTGAATAAAATAGATACAACTAAAATTCCGACTCATATTCCATTAAAAGAGCTATTTGCTGAAACTCATCAGTCGTTATATAAACCGGAATACAAATTAGCTAAAAATTAATATCTTAGTACGATAAACCAAAAACCGTTAAAAATGAAATCTAAACCAATTCTTTCAGCCGCAGTTTTTATAATTGCACTGTTTTCCTTTTCACAACTTCTTGCCGGCAACTATTATCAAATAAAAGTATATAGTCTGGACAATCCCAGCCAGGAAGAGCGAATTGACAATTACCTAAAAAGCACTTTTCTGAAAGCTGCACACGAAGCAGGAATTGACAACGTTGGAGTTTTTAAACCCATTGAAACTGATCCGGATTATGGAAAAAAAATATTTGTACTCATTCCTTTAAACGACTTGAGCGAAATTGAAAAAATAGAAGATCAACTCAGTCGCATTGAATTAAATTCCGAAAGTGCCGATTACATTAATGCAGCACACGACAATCCGCCATTTAAGCGCGTAGAAACGACTATTTTAAAAGCATTTTCTGAAATGCCAAACTATCATAAACCGGCTTTCGACACGCCAAAACAGGAACAGATCTTTCAGATACGAAGTTATGAAGGAGCTACTGAAAAGCTTTACCAAAAGAAAGTTGAAATGTTTAACGAGGGAGGAGAGCTTGCAATATTTAAAGACCTTGGTTTCAATCCCGTGTTTTTTGGAGAAGTTTTGGCCGGAGCAAATATGCCGAACCTTATTTATATGACTTCGTTTAAAAACATCGATTCGAATAAAGAACTGTGGGAAGCATTTGGTGTACATCCGAAATGGGAAGAATTAAAAAACGATAAAGCTTATGCCAATACGGTTTCTCATATCGACAATTGGTTATGTCATCCAACCGCATACTCCGATTTTTAAACTAATCTTACGGAACCCTTAATAATCCTTAAAATAATTGTCTGTTGTAGTCAACCTCAAACAAGGCTTGTTGTTATATTGAAATAATCTTACTTTTGCAGCATGCTTTACAACAAAGTATTTCCACATAAAAGTTCGAAAATCTGGGTGGTGTTTGTACACGGTGCCGGGGGAAGTAATGTTGTGTGGTTTAGGCAACTGCGCGAATTCAAAAAGCATTTTAATGTGCTATTGGTAGACCTGCGCGGGCATGGGAAATCGAAAAAAGAATACACCCAGGCAGAGATTTATGCTTTTGATGAAATTGCATTGGATGTGATCAAAACAATGGATCACCTGAAAATTGAGAAAGCACATCTGGTCGGCATTTCGTTGGGTTGTATTGTTATTCGCGCCATGGACAAACTGGCTCCGGGCCGTGCCGAATCAATTATTTTAGGAGGTGCAGTGGTTCAGTTTAACTCGCGCATCAACGCATTGGTTTCGGTGGCCAAATTGTTACAAACGATTTTCCCGTACATGTGGCTGTACAGAATCAATGCGTGGATTCTTATTCCTTATAAAAAAGATATTGCATCGCGTAAATTGTTTATTCGGGAAGCTATTCGTTTGGGTGAAAAAGAATTTAAGAAATGGCTGCGTATGTCAACGGAAATCAAGGACCATTTACAGGAATTTTTGATTAAAGAAGCATCGGCTCCTGTTTTGTATCTGATGGGAGACCGCGATCATATGTTTTTACCAACGGTATCGAACCTGGTAAAGAAACATTTTAACTCGAAACTGGAGGTTATTAAAAATAGCGGCCACGTTTGTAATATCGATCAGCCCGATATTTTTAATGAACGTAGTATTCAGTTTATTAAAAGTATTTCTTCTTAGGCTTCAATATTCTTACAAAAAATTTCATGATTTCCGGAAATCACCAACAGGATTATAAGTGAAGCCAATCGGCTGCATTTCATAAAAACGATCAGATTACCAGACGCATACAACGACTGAGCATTGAATAGCATTATTGAATGCGCCTTTGATTTACTTACGCATCAACCCCGGGTTTCACCCGAGGTTAATCTTATTTTATCCCTTCGGGATATGGAGCAGAACTACTACGTTTAGAAGAGTAAGTTGAACCGACGGATTTAAACTCTATACCTATTATGGCGATTAAAGCGTCGAATCTGATTAACCCGGCGTGTAACACCGGGATGAAATAACTGATGGAAAATCGTCCGGAATAGTTAATAGATCAGAGATTTACCGAACTTCCGGACGAAAAATTGCAATCTTCCTT
It contains:
- the surE gene encoding 5'/3'-nucleotidase SurE; its protein translation is MQKNDSEKPLILVTNDDGIHAKGLRELVEVMQFFGDVVVISSEVSMSGKACGITVDQPLRAVPVEKIHGVPTFKCNGTPVDSVKLSFNSLFERTPDYVVSGINHGSNASISVIYSGTMGAAIEGGLHGVPSIGFSLEDYSSDADFSKAKMVVARVFQSVIENGIPAFTCLNVNIPKGKPQGIKVCRQAHGKWMEEFEKRTDPHGREYHWLSGYFQNLDEDTEDTDIFALENNFATVVPVRVDMTCYETMEQIKSWKF
- a CDS encoding prolyl oligopeptidase family serine peptidase — its product is MKFLKKLTTFCIVSLVWYGAAAQVDIEYQKPPKEILELIDSPAVPSAAFDAKNENIVLLHRNQFKSIAELSEPELRLAGLRINPVTNIGSRTRYYTNISLMKVGEPKEIEVSNVPTGGRLANFTWSPDQRKMAFTNTVIEGVELWVLDINEAVCKKLTDAKLNGNIGSAFEWFEDNTRLLVKMLPADKKPLIDKATAVPTGPKVSVSDGQKAQNRTYQDLLKDKADEFNFKQLVRSTLYIVDLEGNTSQWRKTAMYTGMSFSPDGEYILISTLGEPFSYIVTYGRFPSKTTIYDKSGKLVKVIRDVPLEEVRPKGFMSTTKEIRSLRWRADKPASIYYVKALDGGDPEVDVDFRDELLTLDAPFDGEPKSILKTQQRFDRVIWGNDAIAIATDEWWNTRNEKTYLFSPGDASVDPVILFDRNTNDRYNDPGSFVTTKNELGTYTLEMDNNTLYLTGRGYSPEGIRPFFDAYDLKNKETKRLWRANGETTLENISRVIDADKGVLLTRVETSTQYPNYYIRNIKKRIAPQPVTFFKNPYQSIANIHKEIINYKREDGLDLSGTLYLPAGYNMDKKEKLPMIMWAYPREYKDKSTAGQVTSSPHTFTYPSYGSIIFWVTRGYAILDDAAFPIVGEGDNEPNDSFREQLVANAKAAIEAVDKLGYIDRERVAVGGHSYGAFMTANLLSHSDLFAAGIARSGAYNRTLTPFGFQSEERTYWEAPEVYYNMSPFMHADKMKTPMLLIHGIADNNSGTYPMQSERYFNALKGLGAPVRLVMLPKESHGYSARESILHMLWEQDQWLEKYVKNKK
- a CDS encoding aldo/keto reductase produces the protein MSVILNKKEGMQYRRFGKTEKHLSTITLGGMRFKHGWDDPRREIPEDTFAECLNTVQLAFDAGINHIETAWGYKKSETAYGKILNDELAIPRTSYHLMTKGNPMTADATYEMVENQLRDLQTDYLDFYGWHGINTPELLEQSCKSGGPVEALLKLKEEGIIQHVGFSTHAPMEVIVRAIETGLFEFVNLHYYYFNQRNLAAVQMAEVNDMGVFIISPNDKGGQLFNAPAKVKDATYPLTPIQWNARFCLNNPAIHTLSFGITEKEHFEEMKGIFPTTSPWSRADYETKLKLDSFLFDDPYAVYEGFDMQNDPSGINIPEVLRLRRLWKSYDMIDFAKYRYKTFQEKSHWFPGELPTQPNLNKIDTTKIPTHIPLKELFAETHQSLYKPEYKLAKN
- a CDS encoding NIPSNAP family protein, which translates into the protein MKSKPILSAAVFIIALFSFSQLLAGNYYQIKVYSLDNPSQEERIDNYLKSTFLKAAHEAGIDNVGVFKPIETDPDYGKKIFVLIPLNDLSEIEKIEDQLSRIELNSESADYINAAHDNPPFKRVETTILKAFSEMPNYHKPAFDTPKQEQIFQIRSYEGATEKLYQKKVEMFNEGGELAIFKDLGFNPVFFGEVLAGANMPNLIYMTSFKNIDSNKELWEAFGVHPKWEELKNDKAYANTVSHIDNWLCHPTAYSDF
- a CDS encoding alpha/beta hydrolase codes for the protein MLYNKVFPHKSSKIWVVFVHGAGGSNVVWFRQLREFKKHFNVLLVDLRGHGKSKKEYTQAEIYAFDEIALDVIKTMDHLKIEKAHLVGISLGCIVIRAMDKLAPGRAESIILGGAVVQFNSRINALVSVAKLLQTIFPYMWLYRINAWILIPYKKDIASRKLFIREAIRLGEKEFKKWLRMSTEIKDHLQEFLIKEASAPVLYLMGDRDHMFLPTVSNLVKKHFNSKLEVIKNSGHVCNIDQPDIFNERSIQFIKSISS